A DNA window from Drosophila sechellia strain sech25 chromosome X, ASM438219v1, whole genome shotgun sequence contains the following coding sequences:
- the LOC6612327 gene encoding glutamate receptor-interacting protein 1 isoform X1 — MKLWKSKKPIGGCVPGKSAALKQDQQQQQQQQQDSHNNSFNGHHHPPTDTALAPMLSVDRAMSPAQSEDSGLAPERGTTYATITLPRNALHLAITFAERNDLSYPPVVGSLNPVGHAADFLAPGDRLHQIDGISTIGLSNQKVMNMLCAGGSDACPAIVEIEYSLPECTVSQNSLCVTSKLAQITVERESGCLGLTLRGGADYPLIVTHVRPHGPVYKTGRIKPGDRLLRVDNVSLIGKTLAEAQQIIKCGGHVSGYTNLTIEYDVSVVQSVEFSMGPLLIEIERPMNDKLGLVLCNYTAAVPASGSGSSSPSSGEKIEESAGVFIASILPASIADRCGALSVGDQVLSIDDTMIEHTAFSPDEVMTILDTSTGRGYTQMQIMPAHALARRGHTALGSPKYSFSTLESRKSSTAGRQRQRFARKSSLPLENPACGTPGSMGGSVGTGGIHGSSSLGMGLGLCRAESFPVLLDCSHGAGIILSESGSGSGGPGAVSIAQIVADSVADRSGCIQAGDRIVAINKMYSLDAAAMRQLLEGGSSRNGASNGTPANWLELEIEFDMPDAVVPASGVFSVKLLRAGKCGLGLSVSGSSHGGLVISDVKMGSPAHRSGSLRSGDILLAVDQHPVQHFNVDALLKEEGRSQNPSHSSSDFTTLTIKRIVLPDFLPMSTPIYSNCPASGINLGMGMGVSTSTDHDLYSSAYVTAGKYADCVSLKSRTPQPDYFRVPSMDDASLQSVQLRSGSGSNGGNQAGNSWSTGVNSRSYVAPPNTQSLTTELPEEEDEQEQMYPGYELNRYASVDCTALPPPMENKVYGSAASSSSKSSGSSLHQIIFTVRLEPKGGLLGITLAGSEDITKSITISGLVEGGIAHKNGQIHVGDQLLAIDEHSVQGMPLSHATSLLQNLGDLVDLKILRSHDLANGSHLPQTQAIYAKVQRRPRSPSANTEASKESGSGNVNGGGAANGNSGSGKPRVFHVTLYKDKVYDDYGFSVSDGLYERGVFINRIRSGGPADMCGLLKPFDRIMQVNEMKTQDFDCCLTVPLIAAAGDKIVMIMQRSE; from the exons TTGACCGGGCGATGAGTCCGGCGCAATCGGAGGACTCCGGATTGGCACCGGAAAGGGGAACCACCTACGCCACCATCACTCTGCCACGGAATGCCCTGCATTTGGCCATCACATTCGCAG AACGCAACGATCTGTCGTATCCGCCAGTGGTGGGCTCCCTAAACCCGGTGGGTCATGCGGCGGACTTCCTGGCGCCCGGCGATCGTCTCCACCAGATCGACGGCATATCGACGATTGGTTTGAGCAACCAGAAGGTGATGAACATGCTCTGCGCCGGAGGATCGGATGCGTGTCCAGCCATTGTGGAGATAGAGTACTCTCTGCCCGAATGCA CAGTTTCCCAGAACAGCCTTTGTGTGACCTCGAAGCTGGCGCAGATCACCGTGGAGCGGGAGAGCGGATGCCTGGGCCTGACGTTGAGGGGCGGCGCCGACTACCCGCTGATCGTCACCCATGTGAGGCCCCATGGACCAGTCTATAAGACCGGTCGCATCAAGCCAGGCGATCGGTTGCTGCGCGTCGATAAT GTCTCACTGATTGGCAAGACGTTGGCGGAGGCGCAGCAGATCATCAAGTGCGGCGGTCATGTTTCCGGCTACACCAACCTGACCATCGAGTACGATGTTTCTGTGGTGCAGAGCGTCGAGTTCTCGATGGGACCGCTGCTCATCGAGATCGAGCGACCAATGAACGACAAGTTGGGCCTGGTGCTGTGCAACTATACGGCGGCGGTGCCCGCTTCCGGTTCCGGTTCCAGTTCTCCTTCCAGTGGTGAGAAGATCGAGGAATCGGCGGGCGTCTTTATAGCCAGTATCCTGCCCGCCAGCATTGCAGATCG TTGCGGCGCCTTATCCGTTGGCGATCAGGTGCTCTCCATCGACGACACAATGATCGAGCATACCGCCTTCAGTCCCGACGAGGTGATGACCATTTTGGACACCAGCACGGGTCGCGGCTACACGCAGATGCAGATCATGCCCGCTCACGCGCTGGCCCGTCGCG GTCATACCGCCTTGGGTAGTCCCAAGTACAGCTTTAGCACCCTGGAGTCCCGTAAATCCTCAACGGCCGGTCGCCAGCGTCAGCGTTTCGCAAGGAAAAGTTCCCTGCCGCTGGAGAATCCGGCATGCGGCACCCCAGGCTCCATGGGAGGATCGGTGGGTACTGGTGGCATCcatggcagcagcagcttggGAATGGGTTTGGGCCTCTGCCGGGCGGAGAGCTTTCCCGTCCTCCTCGATTGTAGCCATGGAGCGGGCATCATCCTGTCTGAATCGGGATCCGGATCTGGAGGACCGGGTGCTGTATCCATTGCCCAGATTGTGGCGGATTCGGTGGCCGATCGTAGTGGCTGCATTCAGGCGGGAGATCGCATCGTGGCCATTAACAAGATGTACAGCTTGGATGCGGCGGCCATGAGGCAATTGCTCGAAGGCGGATCCAGTCGCAATGGAGCGAGCAATGGAACGCCGGCCAACTGGCTGGAACTGGAGATCGAGTTCGATATGCCGGATGCCGTGGTGCCCGCCAGTGGTGTCTTTAGTGTCAAATTGCTCAGGGCCGGAAAATGTGGACTGGGTCTGAGTGTGAGTGGTTCCAGTCATGGTGGTCTGGTCATTTCAGACGTGAAAATGGGCAGTCCTGCCCATCGCAGTGGCTCCCTGCGATCCGGGGACATTCTGCTGGCCGTGGACCAGCATCCAGTGCAGCATTTCAACGTGGACGCGCTGCTCAAGGAGGAGGGCAGATCGCAGAATCCCAGCCACAGCTCTTCGGACTTCACCACGCTGACGATCAAGCGGATCGTCCTGCCCGACTTCCTGCCCATGTCCACTCCGATTTACAGCAATTGCCCGGCGAGTGGTATCAActtgggcatgggcatgggagTGTCCACCAGCACGGATCACGATCTTTACAGCAGTGCCTATGTGACGGCGGGCAAGTATGCTGACTGCGTGTCCCTGAAATCGAGGACTCCGCAACCGGATTACTTCCGAGTGCCCAGCATGGACGATGCCAGTCTGCAGTCCGTGCAGTTGCGGTCTGGATCAGGCTCAAATGGAGGTAACCAGGCGGGTAACAGCTGGTCCACCGGGGTCAACAGTCGATCCTATGTGGCCCCACCCAATACGCAGAGTCTGACCACCGAGTTgcccgaggaggaggacgagcaGGAGCAGATGTATCCCGGATATGAGCTCAATCGCTATGCCAG tgtcgACTGCACCGCCTTGCCGCCGCCCATGGAGAACAAGGTGTACGGATCGGCGGCCAGTTCGAGCAGCAAGAGCAGCGGGAGCAGCCTGCACCAGATCATCTTCACGGTGCGCTTGGAGCCCAAGGGAGGATTGCTCGGCATTACTTTGGCCGGCAGCGAGGATATCACCAAGTCCATTACGATCAGTGGCCTAGTAGAGG GTGGCATTGCCCACAAGAATGGCCAGATCCACGTGGGTGACCAGCTGCTGGCTATCGATGAGCACTCGGTGCAGGGCATGCCCCTTTCGCATGCCACCAGTTTGCTGCAGAATCTCGGCGATCTGGTCGACCTGAAGATCCTGCGCAGCCACGATCTAGCCAATGGCAGCCATCTGCCACAGACGCAGGCCATCTATGCCAAGGTGCAAAGGCGTCCCCGGAGTCCGTCCGCGAATACGGAGGCCAGCAAGGAGTCGGGCAGCGGGAATGTCAATGGTGGCGGAGCAGCCAATGGAAATTCGGGCAGTGGAAAGCCCCGGGTGTTTCATGTCACCCTGTACAAGGACAAGGTGTACGACGACTATGGATTCTCGGTATCCGATGGACTTTACGAGCGGGGCGTATTCATCAACAGGATTCGCAGCGGAGGTCCTGCCGATATGTGCGGTCTACTGAAGCCCTTCGATCGGATCATGCAG GTAAATGAGATGAAGACGCAGGACTTCGATTGCTGTCTCACTGTTCCGTTGATCGCAGCCGCTGGCGATAAAATCGTGATGATCATGCAGCGCTCTGAGTGA
- the LOC6612327 gene encoding glutamate receptor-interacting protein 2 isoform X2, whose amino-acid sequence MKLWKSKKPIGGCVPGKSAALKQDQQQQQQQQQDSHNNSFNGHHHPPTDTALAPMLSVDRAMSPAQSEDSGLAPERGTTYATITLPRNALHLAITFAERNDLSYPPVVGSLNPVGHAADFLAPGDRLHQIDGISTIGLSNQKVMNMLCAGGSDACPAIVEIEYSLPECISQNSLCVTSKLAQITVERESGCLGLTLRGGADYPLIVTHVRPHGPVYKTGRIKPGDRLLRVDNVSLIGKTLAEAQQIIKCGGHVSGYTNLTIEYDVSVVQSVEFSMGPLLIEIERPMNDKLGLVLCNYTAAVPASGSGSSSPSSGEKIEESAGVFIASILPASIADRCGALSVGDQVLSIDDTMIEHTAFSPDEVMTILDTSTGRGYTQMQIMPAHALARRGHTALGSPKYSFSTLESRKSSTAGRQRQRFARKSSLPLENPACGTPGSMGGSVGTGGIHGSSSLGMGLGLCRAESFPVLLDCSHGAGIILSESGSGSGGPGAVSIAQIVADSVADRSGCIQAGDRIVAINKMYSLDAAAMRQLLEGGSSRNGASNGTPANWLELEIEFDMPDAVVPASGVFSVKLLRAGKCGLGLSVSGSSHGGLVISDVKMGSPAHRSGSLRSGDILLAVDQHPVQHFNVDALLKEEGRSQNPSHSSSDFTTLTIKRIVLPDFLPMSTPIYSNCPASGINLGMGMGVSTSTDHDLYSSAYVTAGKYADCVSLKSRTPQPDYFRVPSMDDASLQSVQLRSGSGSNGGNQAGNSWSTGVNSRSYVAPPNTQSLTTELPEEEDEQEQMYPGYELNRYASVDCTALPPPMENKVYGSAASSSSKSSGSSLHQIIFTVRLEPKGGLLGITLAGSEDITKSITISGLVEGGIAHKNGQIHVGDQLLAIDEHSVQGMPLSHATSLLQNLGDLVDLKILRSHDLANGSHLPQTQAIYAKVQRRPRSPSANTEASKESGSGNVNGGGAANGNSGSGKPRVFHVTLYKDKVYDDYGFSVSDGLYERGVFINRIRSGGPADMCGLLKPFDRIMQVNEMKTQDFDCCLTVPLIAAAGDKIVMIMQRSE is encoded by the exons TTGACCGGGCGATGAGTCCGGCGCAATCGGAGGACTCCGGATTGGCACCGGAAAGGGGAACCACCTACGCCACCATCACTCTGCCACGGAATGCCCTGCATTTGGCCATCACATTCGCAG AACGCAACGATCTGTCGTATCCGCCAGTGGTGGGCTCCCTAAACCCGGTGGGTCATGCGGCGGACTTCCTGGCGCCCGGCGATCGTCTCCACCAGATCGACGGCATATCGACGATTGGTTTGAGCAACCAGAAGGTGATGAACATGCTCTGCGCCGGAGGATCGGATGCGTGTCCAGCCATTGTGGAGATAGAGTACTCTCTGCCCGAATGCA TTTCCCAGAACAGCCTTTGTGTGACCTCGAAGCTGGCGCAGATCACCGTGGAGCGGGAGAGCGGATGCCTGGGCCTGACGTTGAGGGGCGGCGCCGACTACCCGCTGATCGTCACCCATGTGAGGCCCCATGGACCAGTCTATAAGACCGGTCGCATCAAGCCAGGCGATCGGTTGCTGCGCGTCGATAAT GTCTCACTGATTGGCAAGACGTTGGCGGAGGCGCAGCAGATCATCAAGTGCGGCGGTCATGTTTCCGGCTACACCAACCTGACCATCGAGTACGATGTTTCTGTGGTGCAGAGCGTCGAGTTCTCGATGGGACCGCTGCTCATCGAGATCGAGCGACCAATGAACGACAAGTTGGGCCTGGTGCTGTGCAACTATACGGCGGCGGTGCCCGCTTCCGGTTCCGGTTCCAGTTCTCCTTCCAGTGGTGAGAAGATCGAGGAATCGGCGGGCGTCTTTATAGCCAGTATCCTGCCCGCCAGCATTGCAGATCG TTGCGGCGCCTTATCCGTTGGCGATCAGGTGCTCTCCATCGACGACACAATGATCGAGCATACCGCCTTCAGTCCCGACGAGGTGATGACCATTTTGGACACCAGCACGGGTCGCGGCTACACGCAGATGCAGATCATGCCCGCTCACGCGCTGGCCCGTCGCG GTCATACCGCCTTGGGTAGTCCCAAGTACAGCTTTAGCACCCTGGAGTCCCGTAAATCCTCAACGGCCGGTCGCCAGCGTCAGCGTTTCGCAAGGAAAAGTTCCCTGCCGCTGGAGAATCCGGCATGCGGCACCCCAGGCTCCATGGGAGGATCGGTGGGTACTGGTGGCATCcatggcagcagcagcttggGAATGGGTTTGGGCCTCTGCCGGGCGGAGAGCTTTCCCGTCCTCCTCGATTGTAGCCATGGAGCGGGCATCATCCTGTCTGAATCGGGATCCGGATCTGGAGGACCGGGTGCTGTATCCATTGCCCAGATTGTGGCGGATTCGGTGGCCGATCGTAGTGGCTGCATTCAGGCGGGAGATCGCATCGTGGCCATTAACAAGATGTACAGCTTGGATGCGGCGGCCATGAGGCAATTGCTCGAAGGCGGATCCAGTCGCAATGGAGCGAGCAATGGAACGCCGGCCAACTGGCTGGAACTGGAGATCGAGTTCGATATGCCGGATGCCGTGGTGCCCGCCAGTGGTGTCTTTAGTGTCAAATTGCTCAGGGCCGGAAAATGTGGACTGGGTCTGAGTGTGAGTGGTTCCAGTCATGGTGGTCTGGTCATTTCAGACGTGAAAATGGGCAGTCCTGCCCATCGCAGTGGCTCCCTGCGATCCGGGGACATTCTGCTGGCCGTGGACCAGCATCCAGTGCAGCATTTCAACGTGGACGCGCTGCTCAAGGAGGAGGGCAGATCGCAGAATCCCAGCCACAGCTCTTCGGACTTCACCACGCTGACGATCAAGCGGATCGTCCTGCCCGACTTCCTGCCCATGTCCACTCCGATTTACAGCAATTGCCCGGCGAGTGGTATCAActtgggcatgggcatgggagTGTCCACCAGCACGGATCACGATCTTTACAGCAGTGCCTATGTGACGGCGGGCAAGTATGCTGACTGCGTGTCCCTGAAATCGAGGACTCCGCAACCGGATTACTTCCGAGTGCCCAGCATGGACGATGCCAGTCTGCAGTCCGTGCAGTTGCGGTCTGGATCAGGCTCAAATGGAGGTAACCAGGCGGGTAACAGCTGGTCCACCGGGGTCAACAGTCGATCCTATGTGGCCCCACCCAATACGCAGAGTCTGACCACCGAGTTgcccgaggaggaggacgagcaGGAGCAGATGTATCCCGGATATGAGCTCAATCGCTATGCCAG tgtcgACTGCACCGCCTTGCCGCCGCCCATGGAGAACAAGGTGTACGGATCGGCGGCCAGTTCGAGCAGCAAGAGCAGCGGGAGCAGCCTGCACCAGATCATCTTCACGGTGCGCTTGGAGCCCAAGGGAGGATTGCTCGGCATTACTTTGGCCGGCAGCGAGGATATCACCAAGTCCATTACGATCAGTGGCCTAGTAGAGG GTGGCATTGCCCACAAGAATGGCCAGATCCACGTGGGTGACCAGCTGCTGGCTATCGATGAGCACTCGGTGCAGGGCATGCCCCTTTCGCATGCCACCAGTTTGCTGCAGAATCTCGGCGATCTGGTCGACCTGAAGATCCTGCGCAGCCACGATCTAGCCAATGGCAGCCATCTGCCACAGACGCAGGCCATCTATGCCAAGGTGCAAAGGCGTCCCCGGAGTCCGTCCGCGAATACGGAGGCCAGCAAGGAGTCGGGCAGCGGGAATGTCAATGGTGGCGGAGCAGCCAATGGAAATTCGGGCAGTGGAAAGCCCCGGGTGTTTCATGTCACCCTGTACAAGGACAAGGTGTACGACGACTATGGATTCTCGGTATCCGATGGACTTTACGAGCGGGGCGTATTCATCAACAGGATTCGCAGCGGAGGTCCTGCCGATATGTGCGGTCTACTGAAGCCCTTCGATCGGATCATGCAG GTAAATGAGATGAAGACGCAGGACTTCGATTGCTGTCTCACTGTTCCGTTGATCGCAGCCGCTGGCGATAAAATCGTGATGATCATGCAGCGCTCTGAGTGA
- the LOC6612326 gene encoding pancreatic triacylglycerol lipase has translation MYVANTTGGLMLQTMLYLANHTSRAAVNTLVDLPPAPKSDINEVKCFGVYGCFPINGPWNTVTRSINVHPQKPSEIEPHFTLHTRRALDQPKYLDLNDPESVQGMGMNPKGKIFLLVHGYLESGAIPWMWDMAKALLAHEPEGRAAVVLIDWGGGASPPYVQAVANIRLVGAITAHVVHMLYEELRLPNLDNVHIIGHSLGAHLSGYAGYHLQHDFGLKPARITGLDPAAPLFTDTDPIVRLDKTDAHFVDIVHTDANPLMKGGLGINMRLGHVDFFPNGGFDNPGCNKKFQDVVKKKTLFLTMQEFLGCNHIRSQQYFTESIGSKCPFLGITCDSFESFKDTKCTSCEEPGHTCLRMGYHSQEDYQEQVDLGQLQQGDSPGVFYLWTGDSKPFCRLHYRITVRVSGHDESTLHGGEVGILSIQLHDALVKKGGKNERAATEMMKFSQKAMYFEPGYEYKALVAGRNLREPEYATVNWEYPTNILNPLTWRILSAPRIYLEYILIEAMESSDLYLKLCPQHEGAILTGAENVLRSSYCKD, from the exons ATGTACGTGGCCAACACCACGGGCGGCCTAATGCTGCAGACCATGTTGTACTTGGCCAACCACACCAGTCGGGCGGCGGTCAACACCCTGGTGGACCTGCCACCAGCTCCCAAAAGTG ACATCAACGAGGTAAAATGCTTTGGAGTGTATGGCTGTTTTCCGATCAATGGACCCTGGAACACGGTGACCCGTTCGATAAATGTGCATCCGCAGAAGCCTTCCGAGATCGAGCCCCATTTCACACTGCACACGCGAAGGGCACTGGATCAGCCCAAGTATCTGGATCTCAATGATCCAGAAAGCGTTCAAGGCATGGGAATGAATCCCAAGGGCAAGATATTCCTGCTCGTCCATGGATACCTGGAGTCCGGTGCGATTCCCTGGATGTGGGACATGGCCAAGGCGCTGCTGGCCCACGAACCCGAGGGTCGGGCAGCCGTGGTCCTCATCGATTGGGGCGGTGGAGCCAGTCCGCCTTATGTTCAGGCTGTTGCCAATATCCGGCTGGTGGGTGCCATCACCGCCCATGTGGTGCACATGCTGTACGAGGAGCTGCGTCTTCCGAATCTGGACAATGTGCACATCATTGGCCACTCACTGGGTGCCCATCTGTCCGGCTATGCTGGCTATCACCTGCAGCACGACTTTGGACTGAAACCGGCCAGGATAACGGGTCTGGATCCGGCTGCTCCCCTCTTCACGGACACCGATCCCATCGTGCGGCTGGACAAGACGGATGCCCATTTCGTGGACATCGTGCACACAGATGCCAATCCCCTGATGAAAGGCGGACTGGGCATCAATATGCGACTGGGACATGTGGACTTCTTTCCAAACGGTGGCTTCGATAATCCCGGCTGCAACAAGAAGTTCCAGGATGTGGTTAAGAAGAAGACGCTGTTCCTCACCATGCAGGAGTTCCTCGGCTGCAACCACATTCGCAGTCAGCAGTATTTTACGGAAAGCATCGGCTCGAAGTGTCCTTTTCTTGGAATAACCTGTGATTCTTTCGAG aGCTTTAAGGACACGAAGTGCACCAGTTGCGAGGAGCCGGGCCACACGTGCCTGCGAATGGGCTACCACAGCCAGGAGGATTACCAGGAGCAGGTTGATCTGGGCCAGCTGCAGCAAGGCGATTCACCAGGGGTCTTCTACCTTTGGACTGGAGATAGCAAGCCCTTCTGCCGACTGCACTATAGGATAACAGTGCGGGTTTCTGGACACGATGAGAGTACTCTACATGGCGGCGAGGTGGGCATCCTGTCCATTCAGCTGCACGATGCCCTGGTGAAGAAGGGTGGCAAGAATGAGCGAGCCGCCACGGAGATGATGAAGTTCTCCCAGAAGGCAATGTACTTCGAGCCGGGCTATGAATACAAAGCTTTGGTGGCCGGACGGAATCTCCGAGAACCGGAGTACGCGACTGTAAATTGGGAGTATCCTACCAATATACTGAATCCACTCACATGGCGCATCTTATCTGCGCCGCGTATCTACTTGGAGTACATCCTCATCGAGGCGATGGAGTCCAGCGACCTATACTTAAAATTATGTCCTCAGCACGAAGGAGCCATTCTCACGGGCGCCGAAAATGTCCTGCGCTCCAGCTATTGCAAGGATTAA